Proteins found in one Litorihabitans aurantiacus genomic segment:
- the orn gene encoding oligoribonuclease, whose amino-acid sequence MTGLDGRLDALVEVAVIVTDSDLTPLAEGIDIVIAPPPGSLERMNDVVRTMHTTSGLLTELEHGVPLEEARARVLEYVQGLVPEARKAPLAGNSVGTDRVFLERDMPELVEHLHYRIIDVSSIKELARRWYPRAYYASPKKNGGHRALADIAESIDELRYYRAALFPDGDGPSSSDLRKRAALVTASPTPAVVTEETA is encoded by the coding sequence ATGACAGGGCTCGACGGTCGGCTCGACGCCCTCGTCGAGGTCGCGGTGATCGTGACCGACTCCGACCTGACACCCCTGGCCGAGGGCATCGACATCGTCATCGCCCCGCCCCCGGGCTCGCTGGAGCGGATGAACGACGTCGTGCGCACGATGCACACGACGTCCGGTCTCCTGACCGAGCTGGAGCACGGCGTCCCGCTCGAGGAGGCGCGTGCCCGCGTGCTCGAGTACGTCCAGGGCCTCGTGCCGGAGGCGCGCAAGGCGCCCCTGGCCGGGAACTCGGTGGGGACCGACCGAGTCTTCCTGGAGCGGGACATGCCGGAGCTGGTCGAGCACCTGCACTACCGGATCATCGACGTCTCCTCGATCAAGGAGCTCGCACGCCGCTGGTACCCGCGTGCCTACTACGCCTCCCCGAAGAAGAACGGCGGGCACCGCGCCCTGGCGGACATCGCCGAGAGCATCGACGAGCTGCGGTACTACCGCGCGGCTCTCTTCCCCGACGGCGACGGTCCCTCCTCCTCGGACCTGCGCAAGCGCGCGGCGCTCGTCACGGCGAGCCCGACGCCCGCCGTCGTGACGGAGGAGACGGCCTAG
- a CDS encoding peroxiredoxin: MAKLEVGDVAPDFTLPAAGGGSVSLSELTAAAEKGVIVYFYPAAGTPGCTTQACDFRDSLASLQGAGYTVVGISPDAVEKLDAFAEREGLAYPLAGDPDRGVLEAYGAYGEKTMYGKTVTGVIRSTFVVAPDGTLTLAQYNVRATGHVAKLRRDLKVA; the protein is encoded by the coding sequence ATGGCCAAGCTCGAGGTGGGCGACGTCGCCCCGGACTTCACCCTTCCGGCCGCCGGTGGCGGGAGCGTGAGTCTGAGCGAGCTGACCGCGGCCGCCGAGAAGGGCGTCATCGTCTACTTCTATCCGGCCGCCGGGACGCCGGGCTGCACCACCCAGGCGTGCGACTTCCGCGACTCCCTCGCGTCGCTGCAGGGGGCGGGCTACACCGTCGTCGGCATCTCCCCCGACGCCGTGGAGAAGCTGGACGCCTTCGCCGAGCGCGAGGGCCTCGCCTACCCCCTCGCCGGCGACCCCGACCGGGGCGTGCTCGAGGCGTACGGCGCCTACGGCGAGAAGACGATGTACGGCAAGACCGTGACCGGTGTGATCCGCTCGACCTTCGTCGTCGCCCCCGACGGGACGCTGACCCTGGCCCAGTACAACGTGCGCGCGACCGGTCACGTGGCCAAGCTGCGCCGCGACCTCAAGGTCGCCTGA
- a CDS encoding DUF998 domain-containing protein translates to MSARIASGATDRVPGVAPWARVSAVVAPVAMIGGWLLAESLQPSFDPVTETISALAVATRTTPWVLGVALVTTGAAHVVTALGTRRLRPAARAVLALGGVATAAVGLLPVDAHPQAHGVAAGVGFGALALWPALTARRARSGGTGVERPLPALGGTALLTALVVVFVVTLASGSGPIGLTERLAAGAQSLWPLLVVLALRRRDRRG, encoded by the coding sequence GTGAGCGCGCGGATCGCCTCGGGTGCGACGGATCGCGTGCCGGGCGTCGCGCCCTGGGCGCGTGTGAGCGCCGTCGTCGCGCCCGTGGCGATGATCGGGGGCTGGCTGCTCGCGGAGTCGCTCCAGCCGTCGTTCGATCCCGTGACCGAGACGATCAGCGCCCTGGCCGTCGCGACCCGGACGACGCCGTGGGTGCTCGGCGTCGCCCTCGTGACCACGGGTGCGGCGCACGTCGTGACAGCGCTCGGCACGCGCCGTCTGCGACCCGCCGCCCGTGCGGTGCTGGCGCTCGGCGGGGTGGCGACGGCCGCCGTCGGGCTCCTGCCGGTCGATGCGCACCCGCAGGCGCACGGCGTCGCCGCCGGTGTCGGGTTCGGGGCGCTGGCGCTGTGGCCGGCGCTCACCGCGCGACGTGCGCGGTCCGGCGGCACCGGCGTCGAGCGGCCGCTGCCCGCCCTCGGAGGGACCGCGCTGCTGACGGCGCTGGTGGTGGTCTTCGTCGTCACCCTCGCCTCCGGTTCCGGGCCGATCGGGCTCACCGAGCGGCTCGCGGCGGGGGCGCAGTCGCTGTGGCCGCTCCTGGTGGTGCTGGCGCTGCGCCGTCGTGACCGGCGGGGCTGA
- a CDS encoding DUF7218 family protein, translating to MARRRDPGPSVKDPELYEALREDGNSKEKSARIANAAAARGRDEVGRSGGESGSYEDWTVADLRRRAAELDVAGRSSMRKAELVEALRSH from the coding sequence GTGGCACGACGTCGTGATCCCGGGCCGAGCGTGAAGGACCCCGAGCTGTACGAGGCCCTGCGCGAGGACGGCAACAGCAAGGAGAAGTCGGCGCGCATCGCGAACGCGGCCGCGGCGCGCGGCCGCGACGAGGTCGGCCGCAGCGGCGGCGAGTCCGGCAGCTACGAGGACTGGACCGTGGCAGACCTGCGGCGGCGTGCGGCGGAGCTCGACGTCGCCGGCCGCTCCTCGATGCGCAAGGCCGAGCTGGTCGAGGCGCTGCGCTCGCACTGA
- a CDS encoding DUF4916 domain-containing protein: MSDVRADDLGPWLSPDDLDLVRRKVPMVYIDVVPVRLDVDGSLLRVGTLLRSPREGGLARAVISGRVLLHESVRTAITRHVEKDLGSMALPRVPASPQPFTVQEYFPTAVPHAFHDPRQHAVSLAYIVPIEGDATAQRDAIQLAWLTPEEAVDPAVRGECVSGHAALLSGAVAHLGRLG, from the coding sequence GTGAGTGACGTGCGCGCCGACGACCTGGGCCCCTGGCTCTCCCCCGACGACCTGGATCTGGTGCGCCGCAAGGTCCCGATGGTCTACATCGACGTCGTCCCCGTGCGGCTCGACGTGGACGGGTCGCTCCTCCGGGTCGGCACGCTGCTGCGCAGCCCGCGTGAGGGCGGTCTGGCCCGCGCGGTCATCTCCGGGCGCGTGCTGCTGCACGAGAGCGTCCGCACCGCGATCACGCGCCACGTCGAGAAGGACCTCGGCTCGATGGCCCTGCCCCGCGTCCCGGCGTCGCCCCAGCCGTTCACGGTGCAGGAGTACTTCCCCACCGCCGTGCCGCACGCCTTCCACGACCCGCGCCAGCACGCCGTCTCCCTCGCCTACATCGTCCCCATCGAGGGTGACGCGACGGCGCAGCGCGACGCCATCCAGCTCGCGTGGCTCACGCCCGAGGAGGCGGTGGACCCCGCCGTGCGCGGCGAGTGCGTCTCCGGGCACGCGGCCCTGCTGTCGGGCGCCGTGGCCCACCTCGGTCGCCTCGGCTGA
- a CDS encoding ATP-binding cassette domain-containing protein: MTGALVSARGVAFGYPARPVLADVSLTVGGRDRIGLVGENGSGKSTLLQILAGRLDPQAGAVRRRGTLTMVAQELQVSPHETLGELLAASMQRSRAAQTRLEEAAEAAGAVESADTPGVSGAAAAQRRALAEVADAVAAFEEMRAWDADRELDEALTRFGAPREASTRLAEMSVGERYRVHLACALAERSDVLLLDEPTNHLDLAAIEHLTDRLALWPGAVVLVTHDRQLLDDVVTEILDLDSTMAGPPTRYGALHYADYRAAKDAALARWRTRFRTEQRRLEQLFWSRDTAYEGLSDEWRPPKGSNKNRRGTRAKQHITAADRQLRELEARAVAVPPPPPEVAWPHLGGEPDGHGNAPLLLLPGAHVPGRLERGDLMLAVGREDRLLLVGPNGRGKSTLLGLLAQAATAPDVRVGVLWQESRLEVRGRETGFDVAARVVLEAVARGGVDADELVPIAATGLLSEADLDRPVVELSVGQRRRLDLALVLMTAPHVLLMDEPTNHLAVDLVDSMTTWLRWVACAVVVATHDRLMREDYADWPTIDLGAPD; this comes from the coding sequence GTGACCGGGGCGCTCGTCTCCGCACGCGGCGTCGCCTTCGGCTACCCCGCCAGACCCGTGCTGGCCGACGTCTCCCTCACGGTCGGCGGGCGCGACCGGATCGGGCTGGTCGGCGAGAACGGGAGCGGCAAGTCGACGCTGCTGCAGATCCTCGCCGGTCGTCTGGACCCGCAGGCGGGCGCGGTCCGACGGCGCGGCACGCTCACGATGGTCGCGCAGGAGCTGCAGGTCTCGCCGCACGAGACGCTGGGGGAGCTGCTCGCCGCGAGCATGCAGCGCTCGCGCGCCGCCCAGACGCGGCTGGAGGAGGCGGCCGAGGCCGCCGGAGCCGTGGAGAGCGCCGACACCCCCGGCGTGTCCGGCGCCGCCGCGGCGCAGCGCCGCGCGCTGGCCGAGGTGGCCGACGCCGTCGCCGCCTTCGAGGAGATGCGCGCCTGGGACGCCGACCGCGAGCTCGACGAGGCCCTCACGCGGTTCGGCGCCCCGCGGGAGGCGTCGACGCGGCTCGCCGAGATGAGCGTGGGGGAGCGCTACCGCGTGCACCTGGCGTGCGCGCTCGCCGAGCGCTCCGACGTGCTGCTCCTGGACGAGCCGACCAACCACCTCGACCTCGCCGCGATCGAGCACCTGACGGACCGCCTCGCCCTCTGGCCGGGGGCCGTGGTGCTCGTGACGCACGACCGGCAGCTGCTCGACGACGTCGTGACCGAGATCCTCGATCTGGACTCCACGATGGCCGGCCCACCCACCCGCTACGGCGCGCTCCACTACGCCGACTACCGCGCCGCCAAGGACGCGGCGCTCGCGCGCTGGCGCACCCGGTTCCGCACGGAGCAGCGCCGTCTCGAGCAGCTGTTCTGGAGCCGCGACACCGCCTACGAGGGGCTGTCGGACGAGTGGCGACCGCCCAAGGGGTCGAACAAGAACCGCCGCGGCACGCGCGCCAAGCAGCACATCACCGCCGCGGACCGGCAGCTGCGCGAGCTGGAGGCCCGCGCCGTCGCCGTGCCGCCCCCGCCGCCCGAGGTGGCGTGGCCGCACCTCGGCGGCGAACCCGACGGTCACGGCAACGCGCCGCTGCTCCTGCTGCCCGGCGCGCACGTGCCCGGTCGGCTGGAACGAGGCGACCTCATGCTCGCCGTCGGGCGCGAGGACCGGCTCCTGCTGGTGGGGCCGAACGGGCGCGGCAAGTCGACCCTGCTCGGTCTGCTCGCGCAGGCGGCGACGGCGCCGGACGTGCGCGTGGGCGTTCTGTGGCAGGAGAGCCGGCTCGAGGTGCGCGGGCGGGAGACCGGGTTCGACGTCGCGGCGCGGGTCGTGCTCGAGGCGGTCGCCCGGGGCGGCGTGGACGCCGACGAGCTCGTGCCGATCGCCGCCACCGGGCTGCTGAGCGAGGCGGACCTCGACCGGCCGGTCGTGGAGCTGTCGGTGGGGCAGCGGCGCCGGCTCGACCTCGCGCTCGTGCTCATGACGGCCCCGCACGTGCTGCTGATGGACGAGCCGACCAACCATCTCGCCGTCGACCTCGTGGACTCGATGACGACCTGGCTGCGGTGGGTCGCGTGCGCCGTCGTCGTCGCGACCCATGACCGCCTCATGCGCGAGGACTACGCGGACTGGCCGACGATCGACCTGGGTGCGCCGGACTGA
- a CDS encoding phosphotransferase codes for MTVLSEGTRPAFSVVVGGSVWLDEATTWAATALRGLGRRLVGPARQVRVRPWSTQVVLTATAHPDTVTAGTPVWLKQGCAALAHEGRVLSLIARIAPEVVDAPLAVDPVSGRFLTADHGPSMRDQGRDDAGSWCDVVALAARAQQQLLAHADALVAAGLPDGSPTTALERLEDLVEAGAHDDGGRTARLRRLRPAVRESAAALLDSPFPVTWNHGDLHPGNVAAGTASRPLQLFDLGDSDLSCAPEVLAVPRRAIADDAVWGEVLAAYCDAWGIDHAVGAALWPHVERVHAVNRTHAWSRALAEATPAEAQRWLPHRDHHLEQIGEPT; via the coding sequence GTGACCGTCCTGTCGGAGGGGACGCGGCCGGCATTCAGCGTGGTCGTCGGCGGCAGCGTCTGGCTGGACGAGGCGACGACCTGGGCCGCGACCGCGCTGCGCGGACTCGGCCGGAGGTTGGTCGGACCCGCCCGCCAGGTGCGCGTGCGGCCCTGGTCGACGCAGGTGGTGCTGACGGCGACGGCGCACCCCGACACCGTGACCGCAGGAACCCCCGTCTGGCTCAAGCAGGGCTGCGCGGCGCTCGCGCACGAGGGGCGCGTGCTGTCCCTGATCGCACGGATCGCTCCCGAGGTCGTCGACGCGCCGCTCGCCGTCGATCCGGTGTCGGGCCGCTTCCTCACCGCCGACCACGGCCCCTCGATGCGAGACCAGGGGCGGGACGACGCCGGGAGCTGGTGCGACGTCGTCGCGCTCGCCGCGAGGGCGCAGCAGCAGCTGCTGGCGCACGCGGACGCCCTGGTCGCGGCGGGTCTGCCCGACGGGTCACCCACCACCGCCCTCGAGCGTCTGGAGGACCTCGTCGAGGCGGGTGCGCACGACGACGGCGGGCGCACCGCGCGCCTGCGCCGCCTGCGCCCGGCCGTGCGCGAGTCCGCCGCCGCGCTCCTGGACTCGCCGTTCCCCGTGACGTGGAACCACGGTGACCTCCACCCGGGCAACGTCGCCGCCGGCACCGCCTCGCGCCCGCTGCAGCTGTTCGACCTGGGCGACTCGGACCTGAGCTGCGCCCCGGAGGTCCTCGCCGTCCCCCGCCGCGCCATCGCGGACGACGCGGTCTGGGGCGAGGTCCTCGCCGCGTACTGCGACGCCTGGGGGATCGACCACGCCGTCGGTGCCGCGCTGTGGCCGCACGTGGAGCGGGTGCACGCCGTCAACCGGACGCACGCCTGGAGCCGCGCGCTCGCGGAGGCCACCCCCGCTGAGGCGCAGCGCTGGCTCCCGCACCGCGACCACCACCTCGAGCAGATCGGGGAGCCGACGTGA
- the rdgB gene encoding RdgB/HAM1 family non-canonical purine NTP pyrophosphatase, producing MTSVDAGTSPTPPQLVLATRNAHKVGELRAILTGPDGALPGLDDGAVVGADAYPHVPDVVEDGVTFAENALLKARALAAATGLVALADDSGLAVDVLGGAPGIFSARWAGRHGDDAANLDLLLAQLGDVRDAHRRAAFVCAAALVTPDGHEVVREGRLAGTLLRERAGEGGFGYDPILVPDGETRSCAQLSPAEKNAISHRGQAFRAIAPDVVAALPPS from the coding sequence GTGACGTCCGTGGACGCCGGCACCAGCCCCACCCCGCCCCAGCTCGTCCTCGCGACCCGCAACGCGCACAAGGTCGGCGAGCTCCGCGCGATCCTCACGGGGCCCGACGGCGCGCTCCCCGGCCTGGACGACGGCGCCGTTGTCGGTGCGGACGCCTACCCCCACGTGCCCGACGTCGTCGAGGACGGTGTCACGTTCGCGGAGAACGCGCTCCTCAAGGCGCGCGCGCTCGCCGCGGCCACGGGCCTGGTGGCGCTCGCCGACGACTCGGGCCTCGCCGTCGACGTCCTCGGCGGCGCACCGGGCATCTTCTCCGCGCGATGGGCGGGGCGTCACGGCGACGACGCCGCCAACCTCGACCTGCTCCTGGCGCAGCTCGGCGACGTCCGCGACGCCCACCGCCGCGCCGCCTTCGTCTGCGCCGCCGCGCTCGTCACGCCCGACGGGCACGAGGTCGTCCGGGAGGGCCGGCTGGCCGGCACGCTCCTGCGCGAGCGCGCGGGGGAGGGCGGCTTCGGCTACGACCCGATCCTCGTGCCCGACGGCGAGACCCGCTCGTGCGCGCAGCTCAGCCCCGCGGAGAAGAACGCGATCAGCCACCGCGGCCAGGCGTTCCGCGCGATCGCGCCGGACGTCGTGGCGGCGCTCCCGCCGTCGTGA